A single region of the Halorussus gelatinilyticus genome encodes:
- a CDS encoding HalOD1 output domain-containing protein, which yields MYGDESTSLHSETAQDPVVTSEVRDGESVAEAIVTAVSSASDADESDLRPLYDAIDPDALDALFRPVRSDTSRQREGRVVFEYGDRKVCVESGGTVRVY from the coding sequence ATGTACGGCGACGAGTCTACTTCACTTCACAGCGAGACAGCACAGGACCCCGTCGTGACTTCCGAAGTCCGTGACGGCGAGTCAGTCGCAGAAGCCATCGTAACCGCCGTGAGTTCGGCGTCCGACGCGGACGAGAGCGACCTACGACCGCTCTACGACGCCATCGACCCCGACGCACTCGACGCGCTCTTCAGACCCGTCCGGAGCGACACGTCCCGCCAGCGCGAGGGTCGCGTCGTCTTCGAGTACGGCGACCGCAAGGTGTGCGTCGAGAGCGGCGGAACGGTCCGAGTCTACTGA
- a CDS encoding helix-turn-helix domain-containing protein → MSVMAEMTVPASEFVLADTLTKAPGMRIEIKRVVAGTEHVTPYFWAANGDFEGFEDALREDSTIRDILTLEEQEGDERFYRVTWQADVETLMSGISDAKATILEAVSDGGEQWELKVLFPDRDALSAFHDYCLEREFSFRLDRVYQPENPEESGSYGVTEEQREALIAAYDAGYFDVPRGAKLAGLAEDLGISRNALSARLRRGNRNLLANTLVHDE, encoded by the coding sequence ATGAGCGTCATGGCCGAGATGACCGTTCCCGCGAGCGAGTTCGTACTGGCGGACACCCTGACGAAGGCTCCCGGCATGCGAATCGAGATCAAGCGCGTCGTCGCGGGCACCGAACACGTGACGCCGTACTTCTGGGCGGCCAACGGCGACTTCGAGGGGTTCGAGGACGCGCTCCGCGAGGACAGCACGATTCGGGACATCCTGACGCTGGAGGAGCAGGAGGGCGACGAGCGGTTCTATCGAGTGACGTGGCAGGCCGACGTGGAGACCCTCATGTCGGGCATTTCGGACGCGAAGGCGACGATTCTGGAGGCCGTGAGCGATGGCGGCGAACAGTGGGAACTCAAGGTGCTGTTCCCGGATCGGGACGCGCTCTCGGCGTTCCACGACTACTGTCTCGAACGGGAGTTTTCGTTTCGACTCGACCGGGTGTACCAACCGGAGAATCCCGAGGAGAGCGGGTCCTACGGCGTGACCGAGGAGCAACGCGAGGCGCTAATCGCCGCCTACGACGCGGGCTACTTCGACGTGCCGCGGGGCGCGAAACTGGCCGGACTGGCCGAGGACCTCGGTATCTCCCGGAACGCGCTCTCCGCGCGATTGCGTCGGGGAAACCGGAACCTCCTGGCGAACACGCTCGTCCACGACGAGTGA
- a CDS encoding GNAT family N-acetyltransferase produces the protein MTVEVRRAETDAERADALEVRRSVFVEEQGVPEDLEVDGKDDESIHFVAYAEGEGESERRDAADTDGLRPVGAGRLREVGEGVGKVERIAVLKPHRGEGVGGEIMRTLEATAAERGLSELVMHAQTPVEGFYRDLGYDTTSDEFEEAGIPHVEMTKSLE, from the coding sequence ATGACCGTCGAAGTCCGACGCGCCGAGACCGACGCCGAGCGGGCGGACGCCCTCGAAGTCCGCCGGTCGGTCTTCGTCGAGGAGCAGGGGGTTCCGGAGGACCTCGAAGTGGACGGGAAGGACGACGAATCGATTCACTTCGTCGCGTACGCGGAGGGCGAGGGCGAATCCGAGCGCCGCGACGCCGCCGACACCGACGGCCTCCGACCGGTCGGCGCGGGCCGACTGCGCGAGGTCGGCGAGGGCGTCGGCAAAGTCGAACGTATCGCGGTCCTGAAGCCCCACCGCGGCGAGGGCGTGGGCGGGGAGATCATGCGAACGCTCGAAGCGACCGCCGCCGAGCGCGGCCTCTCGGAACTCGTCATGCACGCCCAGACACCCGTCGAGGGGTTCTACCGCGACCTCGGCTACGACACCACCAGCGACGAGTTCGAGGAAGCCGGCATCCCGCACGTCGAGATGACGAAGTCGCTGGAGTAG
- a CDS encoding DUF7344 domain-containing protein yields the protein MPDDRSDGGATPPSEEGPNTSGTPRVPTADLRTGEESSEKLDAAFALLADPLRRDALVRLAESDETVLSLDSLAAAVASKRWDAAGDRTFEDVTEARSLAVELHHAHLPKLESHGVVRYDPTERSVEYLGREWLDEWLDHVRQAEVR from the coding sequence GTGCCGGACGACCGGAGCGACGGCGGAGCGACGCCGCCCTCGGAGGAGGGTCCGAACACCTCCGGGACCCCGCGGGTCCCGACAGCCGACCTGCGGACGGGCGAGGAATCGTCCGAGAAACTGGACGCCGCGTTCGCGCTGCTGGCCGACCCGCTGCGCAGAGACGCGCTCGTCCGCCTCGCCGAGAGCGACGAAACCGTCCTCTCGCTCGACTCGCTCGCCGCGGCGGTCGCGTCGAAGCGGTGGGACGCCGCGGGCGACCGGACCTTCGAGGACGTGACCGAAGCGCGCTCGCTAGCGGTCGAACTCCACCACGCCCACCTGCCGAAACTGGAGTCTCACGGCGTCGTGCGGTACGACCCGACCGAGCGCTCGGTCGAGTATCTCGGCCGCGAGTGGCTGGACGAGTGGCTCGACCACGTTCGACAGGCAGAGGTCCGCTGA
- a CDS encoding VOC family protein, whose protein sequence is MTDDSDSTDPELPEIRVDHVGIAVHSVDDAEPLLELLGAEKLVHEEDPTGAFRWAYYLLGDASRIELVEPIEGEDSFLTEFLDENGPGMHHVTLEVAEMDAAIAALEAEGVRVVDRTDYDEWREAFVSPRNPTGVLWQLMEYRESFADERPDPDRLYIGGKRLAE, encoded by the coding sequence ATGACCGACGATTCCGACTCGACCGACCCCGAACTGCCAGAAATCCGCGTGGACCACGTCGGCATCGCCGTCCACTCCGTAGACGACGCCGAACCACTCCTCGAACTCCTCGGCGCGGAGAAGTTGGTCCACGAGGAGGACCCGACCGGCGCGTTCCGGTGGGCCTACTACCTGCTGGGCGACGCCTCCCGAATCGAACTCGTCGAACCCATCGAGGGCGAAGACTCGTTCCTGACCGAGTTCCTCGACGAGAACGGGCCGGGGATGCACCACGTCACGCTCGAAGTCGCCGAGATGGACGCCGCAATCGCGGCGCTGGAAGCCGAGGGCGTTCGGGTCGTGGACCGGACCGACTACGACGAGTGGCGCGAGGCGTTCGTCTCGCCGCGCAATCCCACGGGCGTCCTCTGGCAACTGATGGAGTACCGCGAGTCGTTCGCCGACGAACGGCCCGACCCCGACCGACTCTACATCGGCGGGAAGCGATTGGCGGAGTAG
- a CDS encoding PRC-barrel domain-containing protein has product MDGTPQEITNLVGREVYSNNGVFVGEVEDVRLNVEACTVTGIALGELNRDLFADVVGNENGVMIPYRWVRAVGDVVLINDTIERLQQPEAEDEEVAV; this is encoded by the coding sequence ATGGACGGCACTCCGCAGGAGATTACGAACCTCGTCGGACGGGAGGTGTACTCCAACAACGGCGTCTTCGTCGGGGAAGTCGAAGACGTGCGCCTGAACGTAGAGGCGTGTACCGTGACGGGAATCGCCCTCGGCGAACTCAACCGCGACCTGTTCGCCGACGTGGTCGGCAACGAGAACGGCGTGATGATTCCGTACCGCTGGGTACGCGCGGTCGGCGACGTGGTTCTCATCAACGACACCATCGAGCGACTCCAGCAACCCGAGGCCGAAGACGAAGAAGTCGCGGTCTGA
- a CDS encoding quinone oxidoreductase family protein, protein MKRVEVTEFGGSDALEVTDAEKPEPGEGEVRIAVEAAGINFADIMQRRGHYVGGPEPTYVPGMEAAGTIDAVGDGVERDEGERVVAMTGQNAYAEYVLADAQSLFAMPEEMSFDEAAGFPVQFMTAHAVLHEWGELEEGERVLVHAAAGGVGTAAVQLASAAGAEVFGTASTDEKLRLAERLGCDHPINYEEEDFRDVVDAETDGEGVDLVLDGVGGETFARSLDALSHFGRVVAYGAASGEPGEVETTRLLFENKSVEGFHLGNALQRDPQRVLEAVPELQQLLAAGELEVVVGERFPLEDAAAAHEAIENRETTGKVVLNP, encoded by the coding sequence ATGAAGCGAGTCGAAGTCACGGAGTTCGGCGGAAGCGACGCACTGGAAGTCACCGACGCGGAGAAACCGGAACCCGGCGAGGGCGAGGTCCGAATCGCGGTCGAGGCCGCGGGCATCAACTTCGCGGACATCATGCAACGCCGCGGCCACTACGTCGGCGGTCCGGAACCGACGTACGTGCCCGGAATGGAGGCCGCCGGAACTATCGACGCGGTGGGCGACGGCGTCGAGCGCGACGAGGGCGAGCGCGTCGTCGCCATGACGGGCCAGAACGCGTACGCCGAGTACGTCCTCGCCGACGCACAGTCACTTTTCGCGATGCCCGAAGAGATGTCGTTCGACGAGGCGGCGGGCTTCCCGGTCCAGTTCATGACCGCCCACGCGGTCCTCCACGAATGGGGCGAGTTGGAGGAGGGCGAACGCGTCCTCGTCCACGCCGCGGCGGGCGGGGTCGGAACTGCGGCGGTCCAGTTGGCCAGCGCGGCGGGCGCGGAGGTGTTCGGCACCGCCAGCACCGACGAGAAACTCCGACTCGCCGAACGGTTGGGCTGTGACCACCCCATCAACTACGAGGAGGAGGACTTCCGCGATGTCGTGGACGCGGAAACCGACGGCGAGGGCGTGGACCTCGTACTGGACGGCGTGGGCGGCGAGACGTTCGCCCGGAGCCTCGACGCCCTCTCGCACTTCGGGCGCGTCGTCGCCTACGGCGCGGCTAGCGGCGAACCCGGCGAGGTCGAGACGACGCGGCTCCTCTTCGAGAACAAGTCCGTCGAGGGGTTCCACCTCGGGAACGCGCTCCAGCGGGACCCACAGCGCGTGCTCGAGGCAGTGCCCGAACTCCAGCAGTTGCTCGCGGCGGGCGAGTTGGAGGTCGTAGTCGGCGAGCGGTTCCCGCTCGAAGACGCCGCCGCGGCCCACGAGGCAATCGAGAACCGCGAGACGACCGGGAAGGTCGTCCTGAACCCCTGA
- a CDS encoding DHH family phosphoesterase, with translation MSAGITISSMSDYAILGCGSVGHAVAEELVEQGKDVLIIDRDADRVEALRDQDLNAQTADIREDDLYDTIADNEVVLIMSSDVEANKQAVRTIRENDGEQFVVVRASDPVSEDELTELGADVVINPSEVIADSALRALETGELEYKAQQLAEVIEATDDRLAIVTHDNPDPDSIASAVALQAVADTLGVEADILYIGDIGHQENRAFVNLLGIELLPYADADVDDYDTIALVDHAKATETTFDEPVDIFIDHFEPDEEYEAEFVDIRPSVSSTSTIMTKYIQEFDLNVSEEVATALLYGIRAETLDFKRDTTPADLTAAAYLYPFANHDTLEQVESPSMSPETLDVLAEAITNREVQGSHLVSNAGFIRDRDALTQAASHLLNLEGITTTAVFGIAEETIYLAARSKDIRMNIGKVLQDAFADIGEAAGHSTQASVEIPLGIFTGIETTDDNRDTLLSLTEEAVKRKLFDAMGVESGEGSNGS, from the coding sequence ATGAGCGCCGGGATTACCATCTCCTCGATGTCCGACTACGCTATCTTGGGCTGTGGTAGCGTCGGGCACGCGGTCGCCGAGGAACTGGTGGAGCAGGGCAAGGACGTACTCATCATCGACCGGGACGCCGACCGCGTCGAGGCCCTGCGCGACCAAGACCTCAACGCCCAGACCGCCGACATCCGCGAGGACGACCTCTACGATACTATCGCGGACAACGAAGTCGTTCTCATCATGTCCTCGGACGTGGAGGCCAACAAGCAGGCCGTCAGGACGATTCGGGAGAACGACGGCGAGCAGTTCGTCGTCGTGCGCGCGAGCGACCCCGTCTCCGAGGACGAGTTGACGGAGTTGGGCGCGGACGTGGTCATCAACCCCTCGGAGGTCATCGCGGACTCGGCGCTCCGGGCGCTCGAAACCGGCGAACTGGAGTACAAGGCCCAACAGCTCGCGGAGGTCATCGAAGCGACCGACGACCGACTCGCCATCGTCACCCACGACAACCCCGACCCCGACTCCATCGCCAGCGCGGTCGCGCTCCAAGCCGTCGCCGACACGCTCGGCGTCGAGGCCGATATCCTCTACATCGGCGACATCGGCCATCAGGAGAACCGCGCGTTCGTCAATCTGCTGGGCATCGAACTGCTCCCGTACGCGGACGCCGACGTGGACGACTACGACACCATCGCGCTGGTGGACCACGCGAAGGCGACCGAGACCACCTTCGACGAGCCGGTGGACATCTTCATCGACCACTTCGAACCGGACGAGGAGTACGAGGCCGAGTTCGTGGACATCCGGCCCTCGGTGAGTTCGACCTCCACCATCATGACGAAGTACATCCAGGAGTTCGACCTCAACGTCAGCGAGGAGGTCGCCACCGCGCTCCTCTACGGCATCCGGGCCGAGACCTTGGACTTCAAGCGCGACACGACGCCCGCGGACCTGACTGCGGCCGCCTACCTCTACCCCTTCGCCAACCACGACACGCTCGAACAGGTCGAGTCGCCGAGCATGTCGCCCGAGACGCTGGACGTGCTGGCCGAGGCCATCACCAACCGCGAGGTGCAGGGGAGCCACCTCGTGAGCAACGCGGGGTTCATCCGCGACCGCGACGCGCTGACTCAGGCCGCCTCCCACCTGCTGAATCTGGAGGGCATCACGACCACTGCCGTCTTCGGCATCGCCGAGGAGACCATCTATCTCGCCGCGCGCTCGAAGGACATCCGGATGAACATCGGCAAGGTGCTACAGGACGCCTTCGCGGACATCGGCGAGGCCGCGGGCCACTCGACGCAGGCCAGCGTCGAGATTCCGCTCGGCATCTTCACCGGCATCGAGACGACCGACGACAACCGCGACACCCTGCTCTCGCTGACCGAGGAAGCGGTCAAGCGCAAGCTCTTCGACGCGATGGGCGTCGAGAGCGGCGAAGGCAGTAACGGTAGCTGA
- a CDS encoding ATP-binding protein yields MKLLLCGPPGVGKTTVAERLLDRLRRVGNDFRVLHSDDFSRDTYGKLYERVTAAGPETNWLVDGTFYRREWQDRFRSLPDAYLVYLTASLDTALERNREREDAIPERGVRAMHGKFEGPRQSDLRLDTEELSVTESVDALERYVLTWFER; encoded by the coding sequence GTGAAGCTCCTGCTCTGCGGGCCGCCGGGCGTCGGCAAGACCACCGTCGCCGAGCGACTGCTCGACCGCCTCCGCAGGGTGGGCAACGACTTCCGGGTCCTCCACTCCGACGACTTCTCGCGGGACACCTACGGGAAACTGTACGAGCGCGTGACGGCGGCCGGCCCGGAGACGAACTGGCTCGTAGACGGGACCTTCTACCGGCGCGAGTGGCAGGACCGCTTTCGCAGTCTTCCCGACGCATACCTCGTCTATCTGACGGCGAGTCTGGACACCGCGCTGGAGCGAAACCGGGAGCGAGAGGATGCCATCCCCGAGCGGGGAGTTCGTGCGATGCACGGCAAGTTCGAGGGGCCGAGACAGTCGGACCTGAGGCTGGACACGGAGGAACTGTCGGTGACGGAGTCGGTCGATGCGTTAGAGCGGTACGTACTGACGTGGTTCGAGAGATGA
- a CDS encoding anthranilate synthase component II, with protein sequence MSILVIDNYDSFVHNLVQYVGEFDPEVTVRRNDAVTLPEVRDLDPDGIVVSPGPGTPADAGVSIPLFEETDYPILGVCLGHQALCAAEGATVGHAPEVVHGKPSPVTHDGAGVFAGLPDPFEVGRYHSLAVERAEIPDTLDVAARTVDTESAEEGGGGEEASVVMAVRHRERPHVGVQFHPESILTDAGKRLVENFCASCRS encoded by the coding sequence ATGTCCATCCTCGTCATCGACAACTACGACTCGTTCGTCCACAACCTCGTCCAGTACGTCGGCGAGTTCGACCCCGAGGTCACGGTCCGGCGCAACGACGCCGTGACCCTGCCGGAAGTCCGGGACCTCGACCCGGACGGCATCGTCGTCTCGCCCGGTCCGGGCACCCCCGCGGACGCCGGCGTCTCGATTCCGCTGTTCGAGGAGACCGACTACCCGATTCTCGGCGTCTGTCTCGGCCATCAGGCGCTCTGCGCCGCCGAAGGCGCGACGGTGGGCCACGCGCCCGAGGTGGTCCACGGCAAGCCGTCGCCGGTGACCCACGACGGCGCGGGCGTCTTCGCGGGTCTTCCCGACCCCTTCGAGGTCGGGCGATACCACTCGCTGGCGGTCGAACGCGCCGAGATTCCCGACACGCTCGACGTCGCGGCGCGGACCGTCGATACCGAGTCCGCAGAAGAAGGAGGAGGAGGCGAAGAGGCGAGCGTCGTCATGGCGGTCCGCCACCGCGAGCGTCCCCACGTCGGCGTACAGTTCCACCCCGAGAGCATCCTGACCGACGCGGGGAAGCGACTGGTCGAGAACTTCTGTGCGTCCTGTCGGTCCTGA
- a CDS encoding dihydropteroate synthase: MQNVTAAGLGIGDDYPPRIMGVLNVSEESPYDPSVYDDPGEAARYVDSELIDEGADIVDVGLESANKRFEVLSAEQELDRLDTAVEAIESVSGDAVFSIETRYAVVADEALSRGFDMVNDICGFADPRMPDVCRERDAAAVKMASPPDLERPGAIEKPDDIYDALKREGLTEKTIVDPAFGGWSEAKTLHDDRETFRRLREFRGLGQPILVSINRKNFLRDLAGRSTEEALPVSLAATSMAVERGAHVIRTHDVAETLDAAKIGDAFARDRLRDGDLGVEELDVTNAGEAARHLDRIGADPEAAAETATRVFELSALSDAERETLAATAVDAGVTVAPGTAGVLLAGTPAAFGRLRSRVADESEADGASDRLVEALDAVNDAEQ; this comes from the coding sequence ATGCAGAACGTCACCGCCGCGGGCTTGGGCATCGGCGACGACTACCCGCCCCGAATCATGGGCGTGCTGAACGTCAGCGAGGAGTCGCCCTACGACCCGAGCGTCTACGACGACCCCGGCGAGGCCGCCAGGTACGTCGATTCCGAACTCATCGACGAGGGCGCGGACATCGTGGACGTGGGGCTGGAATCCGCGAACAAGCGCTTCGAGGTCCTCTCGGCCGAGCAGGAACTCGACCGCCTCGACACCGCGGTCGAGGCCATCGAGAGCGTGTCGGGTGACGCCGTCTTCTCCATCGAAACTCGGTACGCAGTGGTCGCCGACGAGGCACTCTCGCGCGGGTTCGACATGGTGAACGACATCTGCGGCTTCGCCGACCCGCGGATGCCCGACGTGTGTCGAGAGCGCGACGCCGCCGCGGTCAAGATGGCGAGTCCGCCCGACCTCGAACGCCCCGGCGCGATAGAGAAACCGGACGACATCTACGACGCGCTGAAGCGCGAGGGTCTGACCGAGAAGACCATCGTGGACCCCGCGTTCGGCGGCTGGTCGGAGGCCAAGACCCTCCACGACGACCGCGAGACGTTCCGGCGACTCCGGGAGTTCCGCGGTCTCGGCCAGCCGATTCTGGTCTCCATCAACCGGAAGAACTTCCTCCGAGACCTCGCGGGCCGAAGCACCGAGGAGGCCCTGCCGGTCTCGCTCGCGGCGACCTCGATGGCGGTCGAACGCGGCGCGCACGTGATTCGAACCCACGACGTGGCCGAGACCCTCGATGCGGCGAAAATCGGCGACGCCTTCGCCCGCGACCGACTCCGCGACGGCGACCTCGGCGTCGAGGAGTTGGACGTGACCAACGCGGGCGAGGCCGCCCGTCACCTCGACCGAATCGGGGCCGACCCGGAGGCGGCCGCCGAGACCGCGACGCGCGTGTTCGAGTTGTCCGCCCTCTCGGACGCCGAGCGCGAGACGCTCGCCGCGACCGCGGTGGACGCCGGCGTCACCGTCGCGCCCGGTACCGCGGGCGTCCTGCTCGCGGGAACGCCGGCCGCGTTCGGTCGCCTGCGCTCGCGCGTGGCCGACGAATCCGAGGCGGACGGGGCCTCCGACCGACTGGTCGAAGCCCTCGATGCTGTCAACGACGCGGAACAGTAA
- a CDS encoding pyridoxal phosphate-dependent aminotransferase: MFPDIAYLDWITGRPETAEYDLGSSDLRRAPAGPDGVVPPALTGVVAGEATLRDRLAEIYGVESENVLVTAGGTHANFLAAAAAVTDAEAAARAAEESGDGGNGGVSDGESTATPRVLVEKPGYEPLRATPDAVGATVDRFLRTPDDGYPLDPGRVDAALVADTALVTVTNRHNPSGRLTDRETLAETARVVGDGDARLLVDEVYAPFRAEPGEGPFGGPTAAGLPNTVVTNSLTKFFGFGDVRIGWLVADAAFVERARSVAHHVPAVAEPSRRLAGRALAAADRLAEGSRERVRTNRAALAEFVASRADLSGRVEPGSPYAFLAHDAADGDDVAAAASAAGVLVVPGRFFDDAERFRVGACQDPERVRAGLDRLGGVLDSLAE; the protein is encoded by the coding sequence GTGTTTCCCGACATCGCGTATCTCGACTGGATCACCGGGCGACCCGAGACCGCCGAGTACGACCTCGGGTCGTCGGACCTCCGGCGCGCGCCCGCCGGACCCGACGGGGTGGTGCCGCCGGCGCTCACGGGCGTCGTGGCCGGCGAAGCGACCCTGCGGGACCGTCTCGCCGAAATCTACGGCGTCGAATCCGAGAACGTCCTCGTGACCGCAGGCGGGACCCACGCCAACTTCCTCGCGGCCGCGGCGGCCGTCACCGACGCGGAGGCCGCCGCGCGAGCGGCCGAGGAGTCCGGCGACGGCGGGAACGGCGGCGTGAGCGACGGCGAATCCACTGCGACCCCACGCGTATTGGTCGAGAAACCCGGCTACGAACCACTGCGCGCGACCCCGGACGCGGTCGGCGCGACCGTAGATCGGTTCCTCCGGACGCCCGACGACGGCTACCCGCTGGACCCCGGCCGCGTGGACGCCGCGCTCGTGGCGGACACCGCGCTCGTCACGGTGACGAACCGCCACAACCCGAGCGGTCGGCTGACCGACCGCGAGACGCTGGCCGAGACCGCCCGCGTCGTCGGCGACGGCGACGCGCGACTCCTCGTGGACGAGGTGTACGCCCCCTTCCGCGCCGAACCGGGCGAGGGTCCCTTCGGCGGTCCGACGGCGGCCGGACTCCCGAACACGGTCGTCACGAACTCGCTGACCAAGTTCTTCGGCTTCGGCGACGTCCGAATCGGCTGGCTCGTCGCCGACGCCGCGTTCGTCGAGCGCGCGCGTTCGGTCGCCCACCACGTCCCGGCGGTCGCGGAGCCGAGCCGCCGACTCGCTGGCCGGGCGCTCGCGGCCGCCGACCGCCTCGCCGAGGGGTCCCGCGAGCGCGTCCGGACAAACCGCGCGGCGCTGGCGGAGTTCGTCGCCTCGCGCGCGGACCTCTCGGGCCGCGTCGAACCGGGGTCGCCCTACGCGTTCCTCGCCCACGACGCGGCCGACGGCGACGACGTGGCCGCGGCCGCGAGCGCGGCGGGCGTGCTGGTCGTGCCGGGGCGCTTCTTCGACGACGCCGAGCGCTTCCGCGTCGGCGCGTGTCAGGACCCCGAGCGCGTCCGGGCCGGGCTGGACCGCCTCGGCGGGGTGCTGGACTCGCTCGCGGAGTGA
- a CDS encoding 6-hydroxymethylpterin diphosphokinase MptE-like protein: protein MNYETWSPVYERILADFGFDRESDERARDVLADLTEPFDLGQLDASGETVAIAGAGPSLTDPDHPERPAELDRACDADAVFAASTAADHLRDAGVGVDCMVTDVDKNPETARELTREGTPVAVHAHGDNVPAVREWVPRFDDEWVLPTTQSRPVAHVRNVGGFTDGDRAAFLADHLGAAELRFVGWDFDDPDVDPVKAKKLAWAERLLRWLELRRDERFDVLDGRRERIEAAFDATDVADERL from the coding sequence ATGAACTACGAAACGTGGAGTCCCGTCTACGAGCGGATTCTGGCCGATTTCGGTTTCGACCGCGAGAGCGACGAACGCGCCCGCGACGTGCTGGCCGACCTGACCGAGCCGTTCGACCTCGGCCAGTTGGACGCGTCGGGCGAGACGGTCGCCATCGCGGGTGCCGGCCCGTCGCTGACCGACCCGGACCACCCCGAGCGCCCGGCCGAACTCGACCGCGCGTGCGACGCCGACGCCGTCTTCGCGGCTTCGACCGCCGCCGACCACCTCCGAGACGCCGGCGTGGGCGTCGATTGCATGGTGACGGACGTGGACAAGAACCCCGAAACTGCCCGCGAGTTGACCCGAGAGGGCACCCCGGTCGCGGTCCACGCCCACGGCGACAACGTGCCCGCGGTCCGGGAGTGGGTCCCCCGATTCGACGACGAGTGGGTCCTGCCGACGACCCAGTCCCGGCCGGTCGCGCACGTCCGGAACGTCGGCGGGTTCACCGACGGCGACCGGGCGGCGTTCCTCGCGGACCACCTCGGCGCGGCCGAACTCCGGTTCGTCGGGTGGGACTTCGACGACCCCGACGTGGACCCCGTGAAGGCGAAGAAGCTGGCGTGGGCCGAGCGCCTGCTCCGGTGGTTGGAACTCCGACGCGACGAGCGGTTCGACGTGTTGGACGGCCGACGAGAGCGAATCGAGGCGGCGTTCGACGCGACCGACGTCGCCGACGAGCGTTTATAG